The proteins below are encoded in one region of Phaseolus vulgaris cultivar G19833 chromosome 1, P. vulgaris v2.0, whole genome shotgun sequence:
- the LOC137815798 gene encoding uncharacterized protein, protein METPFSLVYGSDAMIPVEIHESSPRFLGFVAEESNEERKVNLDLIDKAREEVRIKAEAVKRRVERQYSSKVKLRQFQVGDLVMRKAHPYELENKLSPKWTRPFRVIKAKGNGSYKLETLEGGPIPCSWNAANLKFYFS, encoded by the coding sequence atggagacgcctttcagcctagtgtatgggtcggacgccatgatcccagtagagatccatGAGAGCTCGCCTCGTTTCCTAGGTTTCGTGGcagaagagtccaacgaagaaaggaaggtgaacctggatctgatAGACAAAGCTAGAGAGGAGGTGAGAATTAAGGCTgaggctgtgaagagaagagtagagcgtcagtacagctctaaggtgaagctgcGACAATTTCAGGTTGGTgatctggtcatgaggaaggctcacccatacgagttggaaaacaagttgtctcccaagtggactagACCGTTCAGAGTAATTAAAGCCAAAGGGAATGGTTCATATAAGCTAGAGACTCTAGAAGGAGGCCCTATCCCATGTAGTTGGAATGCggcgaatttaaagttttatttcagttga